The Nostoc cf. commune SO-36 genomic sequence TCAGTAACTTTCCTAACACTGGTAATCAAGGTTTATCACTGAGTGGATTTTCAGACATTAGCTACATATCACAGACTATCCCTACAGTTAAGGGTCAAAACTACCGACTTATTTACTATTTCGCATCTATAGAGGAGCCACCTGACCTGAAGAATAAATTTCAGGTTTTTATCAGTGGCAAGAAGGTTTTTGTTAGTAATAATACTCCTTTTCAACCTTATAGGAAATACACCATATATTTCAAAGCGAAAGGAGAATCCACAGAGATAAAATTTGGTTCTATAGCCAAAAATTCCTTTTTGTTTTTGGATAATGTCAGTGTCAAATCTATACCTTAACATCAGGAAAAAGCTATAACAAATTGAAGCCTGAGTAATATCTGGCTCTGTCTGTAGTGTCTATAATGCCATTGAAATTCATTTGATTAAAGAACTCCATTATCGGTTTACCAAGAGAGATTGTTTTGAGTAGATGAATCATTATTCATATCAATAGCTAACTCTTATAAACCAAAATCAAATGTTCAACTTTATTGACACTACTTAGAGCCAGGATGGAACTACAAACTTGTTTTAACTGTCGTAATTTGGAGTCAAGTTTCATGAAGTTAACTAAAAAACTTTCAATTATTGTTTTTAGTTTTACTACTACCTTAGCTAGTGCTGCTGTGATGACTGGGACTTATATTCCAGTAGCGCAAGCACAATACGATCCCAACTCTGTTATAGATCCTGAAGACCTTGTTTTTAATGGAGGATTTGAACTTGACTCACTTGTTGATCCTAATAATCCTAACACTACAAACCCCAATATTACAGGATGGACTAAATATGGTGATCCGATGGATACATCAGGGATAAGAATTAGCAATTTTCCTCAAAGTGGTAATCAGGGCTTATCACTTGGAGGATTTTTAGACCTTAGTTACATATCACAGACGCTTTCTACAGAACCTGGTGTAGAATACCAACTTAGTTACTATTTAGCATCTATAGATGAAGCACCTGATCTTGATAATCAATTTCAGACATTTGTAGGTGGAAAAAAGATTTTTGATCAAAAAAATATTTCTTACCAACACTACACGCCATATAAGTTCAATTTCACGGCAGACGCATCATCTACAGAATTAAAGTTTGGGAATGTAGATAGATATGCATTCTTATACTTAGATAATGTGAGTGTAAAACCTGTACCTGAACCATCGTTTATTGGAGGAACAGCAGTTGCAGGTTTATTGGGAATCTGGCTTAAAAGAAAGCGAATAGCTAGCTAAAAATAATCCTGAAACAATTGTTAAAAGCTAGTAATAGAAAGTTAAACCGATAGTTCAACAAGAACGAAACCCAACGTTTTCAGCCTTTGTTGGGTTGCACTAAAGTGAAACCCAACGGGAGCATCCCATTTTTTTGAATGTCATTGCGAACGCAACGAAGTGGAGTGAAGCAATCGCAAAATCTCGCACTAAGGCATCATGTAAAAATAAGTTGTACAAATTTATTTGAAATAGCCTGGCGTATCTAGCTTTCACATAAAAATTGTTCAGGTTATTTTTACACAAATCCTAAGAACAAAAACTATGCGATTGCTTCGTCGTTCCTCCTCGCAATGACGGTTATTCTTTAGTTGCTAAATAAAAACTGGGATGCACCCAAACCCAACCTTGTATCTTAGAAATATTAGTAATTGCTAGACGATCGCTGTCCCTAGTTGCCACAGTATAGTTATACAAAACAGTAGTATTACTTTGGACTTGAGTTTGCCATCTTCCATGTCAACGATGCGATCGGCAATGTCTAGGATACGGTTGTCATGAGTAACCATCAAGATGGTGCAGCGTTGTTCTTTTGCCAGTTTTTGCATGAGATTGACTACATCTCGTCCCGATTGGCTATCAAGGGCGGCGGTGGGTTCATCCGCGAGGATGATTTGAGGATGACTGACTAAAGCACGAGCGATCGCTACTCTTTGTTTTTGTCCTCCAGACAGTTTATCAGGATAGTAATGCAAATGATTTCCTAATCCTACCTGCTCTAACATTTGGGCTGACCTAGCTTGCATCTTTTTTAACCCAAGATGTTGGTGCAATTCCAAAGCCATTTGGACGTTTTGGAGTGCTGTTAAACTACCATGCAAGTTATGTGCTTGGAAAATATAACCATTACGGCGTCGTGCCTGCATTAGTTGTTCAGCACTAGCACCACAAAGTTCTCGTCCCAACACCCGCAAACTACCAGATTGGGTAGAACGCAACCCACCCACTAAGGTCAGCAAGGTAGTCTTTCCAGAACCAGAAGGCCCGGTCATGAGAATAATTTCACCAGCGTTAATCTCTAAGTTAATGTTACATAAAACTTGTTTACGGAGTGAGCCGTGACCAAAATGATGGTCGAGATTCTGGATGGAGATGACGGATTGACTAGTCATAAATAGATCGATTACTCGTAACGCTCGTCATTGGTCATTTGTCCTTTGTCCTTTGCAAATGACCAATGACAAATGACAAATTTAAAACATATCAGCAGGATCAGTGGCTTGAAGTTTGCGGGTAGCGATCGCACCAGAAATTGTACACATAATGATAGTTAGCACCAATACCTGCAAGGCGCGAATTGCAGTCATGTACATAGGCAAATTTGTGGCAGTGCGAGTCAGTTGGTAAAGTGCTAAAGACACTCCCAATCCGGGGAAGAAGCCCAGCGCTGCCAATATCAACGATTCTTCAAGCACTACACCTAGCAAGTAGTAATTGCGATATCCCATTGCTTTGAAGGTCGCGTATTCTCGAACATGGGCATTAACATCAGTGGAGAGGACTTGATAGACGATAATTACCCCCACCACAAAACCCATCGATACACCCAAACTGAAAATAAACCCAATTGGGGAATTTGTTCTCCAAAAGTTATTTTCAAATTCAATAAATTCAGTGTGGGTTAAAACTCTGACATCATCTTTCAGGTAGGCTTTGAGCATTGCTGCTACTTTTTTCGGGTCATAACCTGGTTTAAGAACAATCAAACCTAGACTGACACTGCTGGACTGTCGCCCAGAAATAGCCGCAAAAAGTTTTGATCGCTGGTAATTAAGTTGCCATCAGAACCAAAGGAAGCACCAACTTTGAATAATCCACTAATGGTAATTGTGCGCCGTTCTATTTCGGTGGTTAGAGTTTTACCTTGGTCAATTTGAGCGATCGCTTTTTGATAATCTCCTCTTGCACCACGGTCAAACAAAACGGTATCCGGCATTTTGATCGCTTGCAATTGCTGATTAACATCCGGTAAGTCAAACGCTGGCTTGTCTGGGTTAAAGCCGATAACTAACACCCCCGCCTCACGGTGTGTTTGGGGATTCTTCCAAATTGTGTTGTTGAAATACATTGGTTCCGCCGATTTTACCCCTGGTATATCCATTGCCTGGTAAAGTCGCCGACGAGAAAATGTAGACAAGCTTGGCAAATTACGAGCCTGGGGACTCATTAAAACAATGTCTGCTTGCAAACTACGATGTAGTCTGGTGTTACTGTCATACAGCGCAGTTTGAAAACCTAGCTGCATGAACATTAAAAGATCCGCAAAGGCAATGCCTGACAATGCCACCAAAAGACGGCTTTTTTCATGATTCAGTTGCAGCCATCCTAAAGGGGTTCGTCGTCGCAGTTGTTTGAGCAATCCCATCATAGTGGGGAGTGGGGGGATGAGGGGACAAGGGAGTAAGGGAGTAACGAAGAAGAATTAATAACCAATGACAAATGACTAATGACAAATTTCACAATTCAATTACCGCCTTAACTTGCATATTGGTTAAGGTGGCAGCTTTTCGGCTGGAGGCTTCATCTAGTCGGATATGAACTTCTACTACTCTGTTGTCGATATTGCTTACGGGATCTGTGTTGATAACATTCTGCCGTCGCACTTGCAAGCCTTTGCGATCTACGATTCCCTGCAATTCAATGGGGAGATAATCACCAAAGACTCGCACTTGCTGCCCTGAATGTACTTTGCCGATGTCGCTTTCGTAGACTTCGGCTATCACATACATCTGGTTAGTTTGTCCAATATCTGCAATGCCATCATTTGATACTAATTCTCCAGGATGGGTATGGATCTCAAATACCTGTCCATTTTGAGGCGATCGCACCTCAGCCTGTTTTAAATTAGCTTTTGCCAAATTCATGGCTGCTACGGCACGATTGATTTCTGCTTGGACAGCTGCTACATCCACTCCCCGCACTTCAGCGATTTCATCTAGTTTTGCTGTCGCTTCTTTTACCTGTTGTTGACTTGTTGATTGGATACGATTTAACTGTGCTTGAGCTTCTTGCAAGCTTTTTTGGGCAGTTTCCCAGTTTAAACGCTTGCTATCCCGTTGGGAGGCGGAAATTGCCCCCTGTTGATATAACTGCTGATAGCGTTCGTTTTCTGCTTGGGCGTTACGCACTTCAGCTTGGAATCGCTCAATTGTCGCTACTTGGGCATTAATATCACCTTGACGTTCGGCTTCTAAGCGAGCGATCGCGGCTTTTTGGGCAGCAATTTCACCGCGTTTAGCACCTGCTTGGGTGCGGTTTAGGTTAGCCTGGGCTACTTTCACTTGTTCCTGTGCCTCTTTTAATGCTGCTTCCAGGCGATCGCGGCTGTTCAAAATTGCAATTACCTGTCCTGCTTTTACCCTATCTCCCTCCTTCACCAACAACTTTTCTACTCGGCTTCCTTCCGGAGACACCGCAGCAGAAAGTTTTATTACTTTTCCCTTTGGTTCGAGCCGCCCTAAAGCTGTTACCGTTTTTAACGGTGGCAATTGTCTTGCTGGAATTTGTGCCTCTGAATTTGCATAATTTTGCCAGCGTTTTACTATATAAAAACTTATTCCGCCAACCAATAAAGATGCAATTATACCTATAGCAACAGCTGGACGCAGAATAGACTTAGGGAACATTCTGTACCCTAGTTTTGAGTTTCGCACCATAGATTACCTCTTAACTAGTGGCGCAGAAAAAAGAATAAATTAGGCTTTTCTCAGTATTTATTTGCTAATTCTTACTTCTTTAGTCCGTTATTGTTGATTTATCACTTAAAAGCCCATAGAATAATTTAGAAATTGTTGAGATTTTACTTAAATAAAGTTATTTAGCTAGCGAGGAGAACAACAGATATCTTTGCTGAATGAGATATTTATGTTCTTGGCAAACTACCTTTGTTTTATGAAAGTACTCAGGTATAGTAGACTGTTTTCAAATTGCAGGTTGTAACAGCGCCAACAATCAGATTACAAATTTTATACTTTTTGTATCCCTGAATACTTGATCTCCGAGACATAAGCCATAGACACTAATTGTGTATTTAAATACTAAACACATGAAAAAAACTAGGCTTTTTAAATTTCTGTTGCCTTGTGTAGCTGTAGCCCTACCTCTAGCTTTGATTGGATCTTTACGCCCAACTAAAGCACAATCATCAAGTGTGCATCTGTGCGTGGGCAATCCAAGTAATGCAACAACAAATGTCTCATCTCCAAACAACTATTTATTAGTAAAACCTCAATATGCGCTGAGTTACAGCCGCGATAAAGGGATTGCAAATTGGGTGTCTTGGCAGCTAAATTCCTCGTGGCTAGGTTCCACACCCAGACAAGACAACTTCCGTGCTGATACTGCTCTCCCTAGTGGGTGGTATCGGGTAAGTAGCTCTGACTATTCTGGTAGCGGGTTTGATAGAGGACACATGACACCTTCTGCTGACAGAACAAAGACAGTAACCGATAACTCAGCAACTTTTCTCATGACGAATATCGTGCCACAGTCACCGGATAATAATCAGGGGCCATGGGCTTCACTAGAAAACTACTCCAGAAGCTTAGTGAGCCAAGGGAATGAACTATGTATTATTTCTGGCACTTACGGCATTGGTGGAACTGGATCGAATGGCACAAAATATACAATTGCTAATGGCAATGTTCAAGTTCCGACTAGGGTTTGGAAAACTATTATATTTAACCCAGAATCTGGGGTTACGACTAGCACGCGGGTTATTAGTGTTGATATGCCTAACATTCAAGGCATAAGAAATAACGATTGGAAAATATATCGAGTTTCTGTTGACTCAATTGAAGTTAAAACAGGCTTAAATTTATTATCGAATGTGTCAACATCTGTTCAATCTGTGATTGAATCTAGAGTTGATAATTTGTAGATAAATCAAAACTACACAAGATTTAATATAATTCGTAATTAATAAGTTTGTTAATTTCAATCCAGAGATTGAGTTAATCTATAAATTAATTACGAATTAGCTACTAAGTTTCCACAACTTTAGTAGAAATACCTGCTAAATCTCCAGATGGAGTTTTGCCAACAATATAAACATCAATATCTATCGTACCGATCCGATAAACTTTAATTTCATTGAGGTTATCTTTAAGAATCTGGACAAGTGTTTGAAATTTTTTAACATTTTGTTTCTGTTCTTCGTCATGCCACTCTTGTTCATAGGCACAATTCCGAAATAAATAATCTAAAGCCACTTCCTCAATCGGTGAGTCTTGGGGATGATTTGTTAACTGGAGTAGTTTTTGAGTTGTCAGACCGTTCGCTTCACCAGTCCATAAAAAAACCTCAAAAGGGTAGTCTGACTCGCTCATCATTAATAAATCAGCAGAAGACTGTTTTAATTTTTCAGTAATTTTGTTACTCATGAGTCATTAATTTCTGATACCGCTCATACTGTATCATCACCCGCTCGTTTTAACTGCTGCAATAACAGTATCGTCATTTACTAACTTGCCATCTTCCATGTGGACGATGCGATCGGCAATATCGAGAATACGGTTATCATGAGTGACTAAAAGAATGGTACAATGTTGCTCTTTTGCTAATTGTTGCATGAGGTTGACCACATCTCGTCCCGATTTACTGTCAAGGGCGGCGGTAGGTTCATCTGCTAAGACAATTTTAGGACGACTAACCAATGCACGAGCGATCGCAACTCGTTGTTTTTGTCCCCCAGATAAATCATCAGGATAATAATTCAGGCGATGCCCTAATCCTACCTCCTCTAACATTTGCGCTGACCGGGCTTTCATTTCTGCCGGGGAAATATTATTATGTACTTCCAAGCCCATTCTGACGTTCTGGAGTACTGTCAGGCTACCGTGCAAGTTATGTGCTTGGAAAATATAACCGTTATTGCGTCGCGCTTGGGTAAGTTGGCCTTTGTTAGCGCCACACAGTTCTTGTTCCAATATCTGCAAACTACCAGATTGGGCAGAACGTAAACCGCCGACTAAGGTGAGAAGTGTAGTTTTACCAGAACCAGAAGGCCCAGTCATAATAATAATTTCACCGGCGTTAATATCCAGGTTGATATCAAAAAGAACTTGCTTGCGGAGTTGACCATTACCAAAATAGTGGTCGAGATTTCTAACAGAGATTACAGCAGGCATACCAATTTTAGATTTTAGATTTTAAATTTTAGATTAGGAATTGGGTAAGTATCTTTATGCCCAATGCCCAATGCCCAATGCCCATTTTCTAAAACATATCTGCGGGGTCGGCAGACTGTAATTTACGAGTAGCGATCGCACCAGAAATTACACACATAATCATAGTTAGAGTTAATACCGTTAAGGCCCGTCCTACGGTCATATAAAGTGGTAAATTGGTGGCATTACGAGTTAAATGATAAAGTCCTAGAGGTGCGATCGCACCGGGAATAAAACCCAAAATTGCCAAAATTATCGCCTCTTCAAACACCACACCTAATAAATAAAGATTGTTATACCCCATTGCTTTGAAAGTGGCGTATTCTTTAATATGAGAATTCACATCTGTAGAAAGAACTTGATAGACGATAATCACGCCTACCATAAACCCCATTGCTACACCCAGGCTGAAGATAAACCCGATAGCAGTATTCGTTTTCCAGTAATTTATTTCAAATTCGATAAATTCTGCTTTGGTTAAAACTTTAACATCATCATCTAAATAAGTTTCTAAAGTTGTTTTCATTTGCTTTGGGTCGTAGCCTGGTTGCAGTTGCACCAAACCGACACTGACACCACTGGCTTCTCGTCTGGGAAATAGTCGTAGAAAATTCTGGTCGTTAGTGATTAACGTACCATCGGCTATAAAGGAGGCTCCGATTGAAAATAAGCCGCTAATGGTAATTGTCCGGCGTTCTATTTCGGTTGTGACAGTTTTACCCTGTTCTATTTTAGCGATCGCATCATTATAATCTCCTCTAGAGGCGCGATCGAACAAAACGGTATCCGGTAGCTTAACATCATCAATCTGGCGATTCACATCCGCTAAGTTAAACACTTGCTGATCTGGATTGAACCCCATAACTAATATTGTCGTCTTCTGATGTGTTTGGGGATTTTTCCAATCAACAATGTTGATATACATTCCTTCTGCCGATTTTACACCTGGTACATCCATTGCTTGATACAGGCGTCGCCGCGTAAAGCTAGACATATTTGGCTAGGTTACGTGCTTTGGGACTGATGACAAACATATCAGCCTGCATACTGCGATGTATGATTGTGTTACTTTCAAACAGCGCATTCTGAAATCCTAGCTGCATGAACATCAGAACATCGGCAAAAGCAATGCCTGACAATGCCACTAAAAGACGGCCTTTTTCATGACTCAGTTGCAGCCATCCTAAAGGCGTTCGCCGCCGCACTTGTTCGATTAATTTCATAATAGTGGGGAGTGGGGAGATGAGGGAGCAGGGGAGTGGGGAGTAAGAATTTTAGATTTTAGATTTTAGATTTTGGATTTTGGATTAAATTTCAATCTAAAATCCTCAATCCAAAATCTAAAATTGAATTGCCCAATTAAATTTCAATTACCGCTTTAACTTGTAAATTAGTTAGGCTAGAAGCATTTTGACTGGATAGTTTGTTGAGTTGCACATGGACTTCCACAACTCTGGCATCAATATTGCTAGAGGGGTCAGTGTTGATCAGATTTTGCCGCTTTACCTGCATACCAATCCAATCCACTCTTCCCTCTAATTCATTGCGTAGGGAATCACTGCTTACCCGCACATCCTGTCCGGGACGCACTTTCTTGATATCACTTTGGTAGACTTCTACTACTGCATACATCTGGTCGGTTTGACCTAAAGCCACAATTCCTTCATTGCCAACAGTTTCTCCGGCTCGTGTATTAATCTCCAAAATTCGACCGGCTTTAGGAGCCACAACATAAGCCTGCGCCAGTTCTGCTCTAATTTTATCTACGGTAGCTTGAGCGCTGTCTACCTCTGCTTGTGCATTTGCTATATCTGTTGGACGGACTTCAGCAGTTTGATTTAGGTTAGCTTTTGCTTCGTTAATCTGCTGTTGCAAGCTGGCGAGGGTTTGATTCTGGTTAGCTTTTGCTTCGTTAAGCTGCTGTTGTAGGGTAGCTATAGTTCTTGTCTGAGTCGCTTGGCTTTCAATTAAGGCTTGAGTGGAAGTTTCGGCGCTTAAGCGTCTGCTATCAACTTCCTGGCTAGAAATTGCTCCTGCTTTATATAAAGTTTCGTAGCGCTGCACGTCAGTTTCGGCATTACGTCTCTCGGCTGCTACACGAGCCACTGTTGCTTGCAAACTCCCTTGTTGCCCAAGGAGTTCTGCTTCTATACGATTGATTGTGGCTTGCTGAGTTTTAATGTTTCCTTCTAGTTCTACTTGCAAACGATTCACGGTAGCTTGACGCGCTCCAATTTCTCCCTGTTTAGCTCCAGCTTTTACCTGATTAAGGCGGGTTCTGGCAACTTGAACTTGTTTTTGTGCTTCAATCAAACTAGCTTGTAGGCGATCGCGGTTGTCCATAATCGCAACTATCTGCCCAGCTTTGACGCGATCGCTTTCTTTCACCAATAGTTGGTCTACCCGATTTCCTTCATTAGAAGAAGGCGCTGACAGTTTTATTACCTCTCCCTTTGGTTCCAACCGCCCTAATGCTGTTACTGTTTTTACTACAGGCTGAACGGCTACGGGTACTTTTTGCTTTTCACTAGCTGTAGCCTGAAGCTTCATCACCGCATAAACACTGATTCCACCTATGGCTAGAGAGCCAATTATTGCAAGTATAAGAGGCGATCGCAAAAGATTCTGAGAAGAGCTTAAACCCTCTGAAGTCCTGTTTTCCCTCATAGATTCCCCCTTACCACCAGTAGCAACCTGTACTAAACTGTTCAGTTCAGTTTATGCTAAACTAAACGGACTAGTTTAGTCAAGAAGATACAACTAAACTCTTTTTAGCTTTATCGAGGAAGGCAGTTATTGCAGAAGTAGCAAAGGTTAAATATCTCAACTGTTGCGTCAGCTTCCCGCAGGGTAAGAGAAGTGGCTCCCCCTATCCCCTCCACCCCTCTATTTATTTTCGCCATATTCTACCGGGGCATTTTGCAGCATCTATTAATATTGTTTATAAGAAAGGATAATTAATAAATGGTACGCATCAAAGCTGGCGAAGTGGATCGAGACAATTCCGTTGATAAAGTGGAGCAAATTCTGCAAGGAGCAATGCAAGAATTCCTTCAACATGGCTATGCTGGCACAAGTATGGATCGGGTAGCGGTAGCAGCAGGTGTTTCTAAAGCGACAGTCTACAGCCACTTTCAAGATAAAGAAGGACTTTTTAAAGTACTGTTAGAGCAACTGGCAAGCAAAAAAAACAACTCCATTTTTGGCACAGAACCTATTGAGGGAGAACCAGGCGCTATACTCCACCAGGTAGCAACCAAAGCATTAGAGCAGATGATTAACGACAAAGAACATAGCGCATTTATGCGAGTACTAATAGGGGAATCTGGGCGTTTTCCTGAGTTAGCTCAAATTTGTGTTCGGGCGATGATTAAGCCAGTAGCGGAAACTCTAACTCAATACTTAGCGGCTCCTGAATTAAAGATACCTGACCCAGAGGCAACAGCGAGAATTCTCATAGGAGCATTGGTGCATTTTCATATTACTCAAAATGTAATGCATGGAGAGGACATTATACCAATGGAAAGCGATCGCCTGATTGATGCCTTGACACACCTAATCAATAAATGCGCCGATTAGATTGGCTGTTTCCCAGCGCTTGTTCGTTGACATACTCACCTGCCTGAAGGCGAGGTGATTCTTGACGCTTCGTTGACAGGTGCTACCGGAGTAGTCTTATCCCGTCTCTGCGTCCGTTTAGAGTCGTGGCAATGCCCTATCCCGACTTTATAGTCCCCGCCGTTAACGGCGAGGTCTCTTATATTTTTGGCGGCGTTCTCGTCTCGGTCGTGTTCAGTTCCACAACTCAAGCATTGAACAGACCGAACTTTTAAATCAAGCTTCCCCCATTTGTAGCCACACTCAGAACAAACTTGACTTGTTGGTTCCCATCGACTCATAACACGAAAAACGCGATTAAATTTCTCAGACTTGCCCTCGCATAGCGTCCTAAATTCTCTCCACCCCTGGAGGCTGATAGCTCTTGAAAGCTTGCGATTTTTAACCATTCCTGACACATTTAAATCTTCCAAAACAATAGCTTGGTTTTCGCTAACAATCTTGGTAGATAACTTATGCAAGAAGTCTTTGCGGGTATCCGCCATTCTGTTGTGCAGTTTTGCGATTTTAATGCGAGTTGTGTTTCTACGTTTCGATTCTTTAGGTTGACGTGCTAGTTTTTTCTGAAGTTTACGAATTTTCCTGTCTAAAGTTGAATACTTAGGACTTTCGGCTTTTGTTCCATCTGACATTACAGCAAAGGTTTTGATACCCAAGTCTATACCAATGCTTATGTGTTTAGCATCAATACAAACAGGTTCAATCTCTACTACAAAGCTGAGAAAATAACGATTAGCACAATCTTTGATTACCGTAACAGAACTAGGGGCAGAGGGTAAAACTCTTGACCAAATAGGGCTAACGTTACCAATCTTGGTTAAATAAACTTGTTCCCCCTGAAAAGAAAAACCACCAATTCTGAATCGTGCTGATTGTTGATTAGTTTTCTTTTTAAATTTTGGTCTACCTACTTTTTTACCTTTTCGCTTACCTTTAAACGAATCAAAAAAGTTTTTGTATGCAATGCCTAAATCAGCAACCGACTGTTGCAATGGAATATTAGAAACTTCAGATAACCATTGTCGCTCAACAGTTTTCTTTGCTTGGGTAATTACCAATTTTTGCAAGTCGTTGTTACTTGGCAATTTTTCCGATTGTTTACAAATAGCCAGGGCATCGTTCCACACAACGCGAACGCAACCAAACAATGATCGCAAACTCTGTTGCTGTTGGTCTGTCGGATAGAAACGATATTGATACCTAGCTTTCATGGCTAATGCTGTCAGAAGGCCAGATATCACCTTGATTGATTGAGATCATCTTTGCCAAATTACCCATAATAAAAGAACCCCTCCCCGCTTGCTCTTACTACGGTGTACACACAAGTACTATCTGAAAGGGTTTCAGGCGTTATAAGCCCCTTAAATTGTCATTACGAGCGCAGTGATAACGGAGCGAACGCGAGTGCGTCTCGTAGAGAAGTAATCACATAATCCCGTGGTTAAAGCGATTGCTTGTCTACGAGACGCACTCGCGTTCGCAATGACAGACCTTCAGAGCGATCGCACAATCCTATTGCTAGAGGACGAAACCAAGTGTCAGGTGGGATTTCACGACTTGTGTGTACACCGTAGGCTTGCTCTTGGGGGAGACAAGGCAAAGCTTTGACGTTAACATCACTACACAAGCTACAGTTATAGCAGCCCCAAAAGGCTCACAGTCATGGGGCTGTATCCGTTTGTATTCCTTATTGCTAGCCAACTTAACATTAAAGCATACTTTATCTACCTTAGCTTTTTCACCAGGTAGAAGAATAAATTGGGCAAAAAGAGTAATTTTTCTAGATATGCTCTAACCACGGTCATCTCTCTAATTTATTCACAAACTTGAGGCTTTCTCATAACTCAAAAAAAATTACGAATAATGACTGTAAGAGCTTGTTTTACAATAATTGTTCCATCTAGAATCATACAAATTTTTATCCAACCCTATACAAAAGGTCTAAAAATTAAATGGATGATTTAAAACAATTAGACAAGTATGCCTTTCTAGTCTTAACAATGAGCAGAGAAGGTTATTCTAGTCGCCAGATCGCCCAGCAGTTTCATTTAAGTTATAAGACAGTAAAGGATATTGTGGAACGATTTTCTAACTGGCGATAAAATGAAGGAAATTTCCAATCCCCCGTGCCTCTGTCAAATCCCAACATCAAAGTTTTGAAACCCACGGAGGTGGGTTTTATTTGTGTAGACGCGGTTTCTAACCACCGATTTCACGTCACATTAAGCAAAGCTGTACTTAGTCTATCTTGCAGTCAACAACATAAACACAAAAGCCGCACCTTTAAGTGTTAGTGCGGCTTTAAGTTCCACAGAGATGGGTTGGTTCTATGAATATTCGTAGAAAGTATCTGGGATGTTTGAATGTCCCAGCACTTGGGGTTATTGCATCCCCCACTGGTTTAAGGTTCCATTTTTATCTCCAGTGTACGTCTGTGCAGACGCGACTGGATGCACACTGAAAAAACCCATTGGTGTCTTCTGTGGGCAGAACGTTAAGTTTTTTCCATAGAAGCTACAATGTTGCCTCCGGCTTTTTTCGTTCTTTACAAACTGCCATAAATATATACTCTAGCGATCGCCAGATTAATTAGGCAGGAATGACTTGAACAATTAGTGCGCGTTTATCCAGCGACTGGATTTTAC encodes the following:
- a CDS encoding DUF642 domain-containing protein yields the protein MKFTKKLSIIVCSLTTAILHTAVITNTYKSVAQAEGQELIINGSFENDDLVDPDNPNAPNPNVTGWTKDGDPMDTSGIRISNFPNTGNQGLSLSGFSDISYISQTIPTVKGQNYRLIYYFASIEEPPDLKNKFQVFISGKKVFVSNNTPFQPYRKYTIYFKAKGESTEIKFGSIAKNSFLFLDNVSVKSIP
- a CDS encoding DUF642 domain-containing protein codes for the protein MKLTKKLSIIVFSFTTTLASAAVMTGTYIPVAQAQYDPNSVIDPEDLVFNGGFELDSLVDPNNPNTTNPNITGWTKYGDPMDTSGIRISNFPQSGNQGLSLGGFLDLSYISQTLSTEPGVEYQLSYYLASIDEAPDLDNQFQTFVGGKKIFDQKNISYQHYTPYKFNFTADASSTELKFGNVDRYAFLYLDNVSVKPVPEPSFIGGTAVAGLLGIWLKRKRIAS
- a CDS encoding DevA family ABC transporter ATP-binding protein produces the protein MTSQSVISIQNLDHHFGHGSLRKQVLCNINLEINAGEIILMTGPSGSGKTTLLTLVGGLRSTQSGSLRVLGRELCGASAEQLMQARRRNGYIFQAHNLHGSLTALQNVQMALELHQHLGLKKMQARSAQMLEQVGLGNHLHYYPDKLSGGQKQRVAIARALVSHPQIILADEPTAALDSQSGRDVVNLMQKLAKEQRCTILMVTHDNRILDIADRIVDMEDGKLKSKVILLFCITILWQLGTAIV
- a CDS encoding ABC exporter membrane fusion protein, with the protein product MRNSKLGYRMFPKSILRPAVAIGIIASLLVGGISFYIVKRWQNYANSEAQIPARQLPPLKTVTALGRLEPKGKVIKLSAAVSPEGSRVEKLLVKEGDRVKAGQVIAILNSRDRLEAALKEAQEQVKVAQANLNRTQAGAKRGEIAAQKAAIARLEAERQGDINAQVATIERFQAEVRNAQAENERYQQLYQQGAISASQRDSKRLNWETAQKSLQEAQAQLNRIQSTSQQQVKEATAKLDEIAEVRGVDVAAVQAEINRAVAAMNLAKANLKQAEVRSPQNGQVFEIHTHPGELVSNDGIADIGQTNQMYVIAEVYESDIGKVHSGQQVRVFGDYLPIELQGIVDRKGLQVRRQNVINTDPVSNIDNRVVEVHIRLDEASSRKAATLTNMQVKAVIEL
- a CDS encoding DNA/RNA non-specific endonuclease; the protein is MKKTRLFKFLLPCVAVALPLALIGSLRPTKAQSSSVHLCVGNPSNATTNVSSPNNYLLVKPQYALSYSRDKGIANWVSWQLNSSWLGSTPRQDNFRADTALPSGWYRVSSSDYSGSGFDRGHMTPSADRTKTVTDNSATFLMTNIVPQSPDNNQGPWASLENYSRSLVSQGNELCIISGTYGIGGTGSNGTKYTIANGNVQVPTRVWKTIIFNPESGVTTSTRVISVDMPNIQGIRNNDWKIYRVSVDSIEVKTGLNLLSNVSTSVQSVIESRVDNL
- a CDS encoding nuclease A inhibitor family protein; this translates as MSNKITEKLKQSSADLLMMSESDYPFEVFLWTGEANGLTTQKLLQLTNHPQDSPIEEVALDYLFRNCAYEQEWHDEEQKQNVKKFQTLVQILKDNLNEIKVYRIGTIDIDVYIVGKTPSGDLAGISTKVVET
- a CDS encoding DevA family ABC transporter ATP-binding protein, translated to MPAVISVRNLDHYFGNGQLRKQVLFDINLDINAGEIIIMTGPSGSGKTTLLTLVGGLRSAQSGSLQILEQELCGANKGQLTQARRNNGYIFQAHNLHGSLTVLQNVRMGLEVHNNISPAEMKARSAQMLEEVGLGHRLNYYPDDLSGGQKQRVAIARALVSRPKIVLADEPTAALDSKSGRDVVNLMQQLAKEQHCTILLVTHDNRILDIADRIVHMEDGKLVNDDTVIAAVKTSG